The Candidatus Zixiibacteriota bacterium DNA window TTGGTTACAGTTCCGCATTATGGAGCTCGGCCGGAAGCCCGGCCAAATATAGAGCCGTCCTTACGGCGCTTTTCTTCGCAGCATTCATGCTGGTAGTCTCCGGCGTCCAGGCCGGTATAACCATTACCACTGAAGGCCCCGGTGCCGGTGATGGGGACACGATAATCTGTGGCCAGCCAGTCACCTTTAATGTCAATCTTCTAAACGATGCCGGCGAAGATTTGGTCGGTATAACCAACGGTTTCCGTATCTACTCACCCACCGGTGCCACTTGGCAAACACCAACTTACGATACGGCCGGGGGACTGGATAATTACTTCGATCTAGTACTATTACTGCAAGGATTCAGCGTGGACGGCTCAGGCGCGGATACTATTGCCCTGGGAGGTGCGTCCATGATGTCACCCAATCTCCCCAATGGTTACGACGATGTTATTCTGAGGATTAACACTCAAATGGCCCCCTCGTCTGATGGAGACACTATCTGTATCGACTCAAGCTTTTACCCGCCTGGCGGATCCTGGCGGTGGGCCACAACAACCGGTTCGGTAGAACCCGGTTGGGATGGACCGCACTGCTACAAGGTTGTACCTTCCGCCAGCATCTCCGGTATTAAATTCCACGACGAGAATGGTAACTCCGTCTGGGATGGGGGCGAAACACCGCTGGACAACGTGACCATAAAACTCCACGGCTCGTTAGACGCGGGAGGTACGGTTGACCTAACGACGGTAACCGACGCCCAGGGAGATTACTTGTTCTCCGGTTTATCACCGGGAGATTACTACGTGCTTGAGGAAGTCGAATCCTGGTGGGCAGCGCAGACCTATCCGCTCACGGTTTTCCACACTATCCTTGACGTGCAATGGGGGGACAATCTAACCGGCTATAACTTTGGCAACGATACTTTGTGTGAAGGCTCTACTTCTTTTGTGACCTGTCTTCATGGCACAGATGACAACTTCACCGGCCCCGAACCGTCTTACCAGAGTCCGGGGCTGATTGCCTTCTTAAGCCAGCAATACGACTACATTGACAACTTCGACGAGCCGGCCAACAACCAGCACTTTGGCCACACCTTCAATGGCTGTTGGGACGATAATTGCGTTGTTGTCGGCGCTACTCTTCGCATGAGCCTGCGGGCTACAGGAGGAGGGTCCGCCACTGATTGGATGTATCTTGGTGATTTCACTCAGGGCAGCCCCAACTGGAGAGTCTACTCGATATCACTAAACGATCTGGATGCATACAACGGCGGTGATGGAATCTGGGTCAACGGTGAAGAGATGATAGTAACGCTCGATCTTGAGAACCTGCCGCCGCGGGGCTGGTTACCGACCAATATACTCAGCACCCTCCAGAATGGCGATCTCGACATAATCTTCGGGGATGAAACCGAAGTTGATTACTTTGAGCTATCCGTCGAACTCTGCTGCCCAGACACCTGCTACGCCGACGGGGATGCCAACGGCGATGGCATTACACTGACTGTAGGTGATCTGGCTTACCTGACTGATTTCATCCACGGTAACGGTTTGGCGCCGGTACCGCTGTACAGCTGCGACCTCACCGGCGACGGCTATGTTAACCAGGCCGATATCGATCTGTACACTAATTACTTCATCTACGGCATGAGTGTTTTCACCAACGGTTATCCTGTCCCGTGCCCATGCGATCCCATTGCCGAGCCGGTGCCGGATACGATCAGTATCTTTGGTCTGGAGCACACCTCACTTGGAGGTACCTGCCTTGAGGAAGTTGGCGGGAAAATGGTCGTCACTCGTTTCATGAACAATCTTATACCTGAAGGGATTACCGTAGACATTCCTGACGCCATTTCGGCACCTTCCTCAATCACGTGGCAGGGGGAGATGAAAGACCCTGATTCGGACAGCTCTCTTGATCTGGGTGCATCCATACAAGTACAGTTCTCTGGTGTGATTGGCGGAGAGCCAGATCAGGATATGGGATATCTGAAAGCGACTAAGGTAGCTGATGAAGAATGGGAGTTAACTGCCGATTTCGGTGCAGACTACTACACTGTCGAGGCCTACAATGGCAGTGACCTTGTCTTCTCACAGGAAGGTATAGAAGCGCAAGATCTAAGCAACTCTCAGGACAAAAAATTTGTACCGAAGGTAAGGTGGCCATGGGATTGGGGAACTGGTGGTCACAACAGATTTGTGCGGAGACGTGAATGTGGAAGATGGAAAACATCCTCCGACCTTCTGGTGGATAAATATGAATACGGTAATAGCCCAGATTCCGGTATCTTCAACTGGGAGGATCAGGGCGTTTCTGACCTCACAATTACCCATATCATCATCATTCCAGAAGCTCCCAGCACTGATACTATACCGCTCTCATCTGTTTCTATAACTGTTCAGGATATCGATTCCATAACGATTGTCTCTGAATCAATCGGCTTTAATTACGGTGACGTGCTCGTTTCCAACCTCGGCAACGCCATGTTCGAAATCGATGACACGACCCTCATCGTCAGCAACATCGGCTCCAGCGGTGAAGATGGCATGCGTTGCGAACCGGAAGATGGTGATTATCCGGAGGATTTGATCTATCGTACCGAGGTCACCGTGGAGAATCCAGACTCAGACGGTTCCCTGCCGGTCGGTGGCGCGGTGACTTGCGTGAACAGTGTCGACTTCACTGAGGTCTATCGCCGGCGAATAGCCTGCACCATGACCAAGGCCGCAGCCAACACCTGGGATCTGTCCGTCGATTTTGCCGAGATCGGTCCGTTCACTATTCAGGCCTTCAACGGTGGAGCCCTGGAATTCACGGCAGAGGGCGTTTCCGACCCGAGCCTCGGATATATCGTGGAGTCCGCTAAAGGTGTTCACCCGGTTGGATTCAAAGGATCCTCCACCGGCAAACCAGCCGGTCGGGTGGCCTCTGTCGCCTTCGACTACACGCTGAATCCCGACGGCGTACAGTGGACCTGTGCGGCGCAGGGAGTCAATGACCTGCAGGTCGACCAGATCACTGTCACCACGGATACCCCTGATCCCGACATGGGAGGCATTGCCTCATTCTCAATGACCGGGATGAATCCGGCTAAATACGATATGTCCTTCACGATTCTCAACTTAGAGGTCATCGTTGGCTGTTGCATCGGTGATCGCGGCAATGTCGATGGTGATCCCGCCGATGAGATCAACATCGCTGATCTGACATATCTCGTCGCTTATCTCTTTACGGGAGGTCCCCCGCCTCCTTGCATGGAGGAAGCTGACGTAAACGGCGATGGCGAGATCAATATCGCCGATTTGACTTATCTCGTTGCCTACTTATTCACCGGTGGTCCTCCACCCGTGGTGTGTGGCTACAATCCCAAGGACGTTCCGGTAGGTAAGGTGACTCGCACTGATATCTCAATCAACGCAAACTACGAAAACGGCCAGACGATCATCTCTATCGAATCGCCAATTGATTTACGCGGCCTTCAGATTGAACTGGATGGCACTCAGTATAGCGAACCAATCTCGCTGGTTGGTGATGGTCTGGAAGTTGTCTCAGGTGTTGTGGCCGGAACCACCCGGATAGGTATTCTCGATCTTGATGGCCCAGCTTTCGTCAATAAGGGCGCTAGTGCCCTCGTGCGACTGGATGGTGAGTATGAGATCACCGATGCCCTCGTATCGGATATGAATCATACGACCTTTGCACCGAGCATCATTGCGGCCCAGAAAGAGGCGAACCTTCCGATGGAGTTCACTTTGGGTCAGAACTATCCGAATCCGTTCAACCCGACGACTGAGATCGGCTTCAACCTGCCCAACGCAGGACAGGTAAGCCTGGAGATATTCAATATCACCGGGCAGAAGGTTAGAAGTCTGGTTGACGGATATCGTGAAGCCGGAGTCCACACGGTGACCTGGGATGGAACCGGTAATCGTGGAAACAAGGTATCAAGCGGTGTCTACTTCTACCGTCTCCAGGCGGATGACTTCTCAGATACCAGGAAGATGGTTCTTCTTAAATAGCTCAATCCAATCATTTGGGTGATATGTACGGCCACTTCTCATCACGAGGAGTGGCCGTTTCCTTATCCCTTTTTATGTATAAACATGTCGACTTCGGTTGATACACTTGTATAGCGGTTACAGATTGTAATCAGGAGGTCATCAAAG harbors:
- a CDS encoding T9SS type A sorting domain-containing protein yields the protein MKTQRNTIGYSSALWSSAGSPAKYRAVLTALFFAAFMLVVSGVQAGITITTEGPGAGDGDTIICGQPVTFNVNLLNDAGEDLVGITNGFRIYSPTGATWQTPTYDTAGGLDNYFDLVLLLQGFSVDGSGADTIALGGASMMSPNLPNGYDDVILRINTQMAPSSDGDTICIDSSFYPPGGSWRWATTTGSVEPGWDGPHCYKVVPSASISGIKFHDENGNSVWDGGETPLDNVTIKLHGSLDAGGTVDLTTVTDAQGDYLFSGLSPGDYYVLEEVESWWAAQTYPLTVFHTILDVQWGDNLTGYNFGNDTLCEGSTSFVTCLHGTDDNFTGPEPSYQSPGLIAFLSQQYDYIDNFDEPANNQHFGHTFNGCWDDNCVVVGATLRMSLRATGGGSATDWMYLGDFTQGSPNWRVYSISLNDLDAYNGGDGIWVNGEEMIVTLDLENLPPRGWLPTNILSTLQNGDLDIIFGDETEVDYFELSVELCCPDTCYADGDANGDGITLTVGDLAYLTDFIHGNGLAPVPLYSCDLTGDGYVNQADIDLYTNYFIYGMSVFTNGYPVPCPCDPIAEPVPDTISIFGLEHTSLGGTCLEEVGGKMVVTRFMNNLIPEGITVDIPDAISAPSSITWQGEMKDPDSDSSLDLGASIQVQFSGVIGGEPDQDMGYLKATKVADEEWELTADFGADYYTVEAYNGSDLVFSQEGIEAQDLSNSQDKKFVPKVRWPWDWGTGGHNRFVRRRECGRWKTSSDLLVDKYEYGNSPDSGIFNWEDQGVSDLTITHIIIIPEAPSTDTIPLSSVSITVQDIDSITIVSESIGFNYGDVLVSNLGNAMFEIDDTTLIVSNIGSSGEDGMRCEPEDGDYPEDLIYRTEVTVENPDSDGSLPVGGAVTCVNSVDFTEVYRRRIACTMTKAAANTWDLSVDFAEIGPFTIQAFNGGALEFTAEGVSDPSLGYIVESAKGVHPVGFKGSSTGKPAGRVASVAFDYTLNPDGVQWTCAAQGVNDLQVDQITVTTDTPDPDMGGIASFSMTGMNPAKYDMSFTILNLEVIVGCCIGDRGNVDGDPADEINIADLTYLVAYLFTGGPPPPCMEEADVNGDGEINIADLTYLVAYLFTGGPPPVVCGYNPKDVPVGKVTRTDISINANYENGQTIISIESPIDLRGLQIELDGTQYSEPISLVGDGLEVVSGVVAGTTRIGILDLDGPAFVNKGASALVRLDGEYEITDALVSDMNHTTFAPSIIAAQKEANLPMEFTLGQNYPNPFNPTTEIGFNLPNAGQVSLEIFNITGQKVRSLVDGYREAGVHTVTWDGTGNRGNKVSSGVYFYRLQADDFSDTRKMVLLK